The Bernardetia sp. ABR2-2B DNA window CTAAACTTAGGAGATAGTGAGCAGCAGGAGCAAATCAAAGAACGTACAATTCAATTATTACCGTCCTCCGATAACGAATTATCAGAAGGCGATTCTTGATAGTCCTGCTCGTTATACCGTAACAGAAGCATCTACCAAAGCAGGAAAAACTGCCTCCCATATAATTTGGCTCTTCGAACAAGCCTTGCAAGGAAAAAAAGGAGATAATTTTTGGTGGGTTGCACCTGTTTTTTCTCAAGCTGAGATTGCTTTTAGCAGAATGAAATCACAGATTTCTTTGCCTAATTTTTTTAAGGTCAATATTTCTAAGCTCAAACTTACCTTACCTAATGGCGTACACATTTGGTTTAAATCTGCTGATAACCCAGATTCTTTATATGGCGATGATGTGCAAGCGATTGTCTTTGATGAATTTACTAGAGCCAAAGAAGCGGCTTGGCTTGCTATCCGTTCGGTCGTAACTAAGACTAAAGGAAAGATTAAGTTTATAGGAAACTGCGTTGGACTCAAGTCTTGGCACGGAAAACTGATAACTAAAGCAAAAATCTATACCGAAGAAAATAAAGATAAAGATTTAGAATGTCCTGAATACGAATACTTCAAAGTTACAGCCTATGATGCCGTTGAGGCTGGTATTCTTGCTTTAGAGGAAGTAGAACAAGCCAAGCAAGATATATCAGAAAAGGACTTCAAAGCCTTGTATTTAGTAGAAGCTCCAGATGATGGTGGTAATCCCTTTGGGCTTGGTCACATTGCTTCTTGTATTGTGCCTTCTATTTCTAAAAAACCTCCTGTATGCTATGGAATTGACCTTGCTAAGTCGGTAGATTATACTGTAGTGATTGGATTGGATGAAGATGGACACCTTGCTTACTTCGAAAGATGGCAAGCTCCGTGGAAAACGACACTTAGGAAATTGCAAGGTCTTGAAAATATAGATATGCTAATAGATAGCACAGGAGTTGGTGACCCTATCGTGGAGCAACTTCAAGATGTCTTTGACTTAGCTGAAGGCTTCCACTTCTCAAGTCGGAGCAAACAGCAACTTATGGAGGGCTTGGCTGTAGGTATTCAGCAGCAAATTATAACTT harbors:
- a CDS encoding terminase family protein encodes the protein MSSRSKSKNVQFNYYRPPITNYQKAILDSPARYTVTEASTKAGKTASHIIWLFEQALQGKKGDNFWWVAPVFSQAEIAFSRMKSQISLPNFFKVNISKLKLTLPNGVHIWFKSADNPDSLYGDDVQAIVFDEFTRAKEAAWLAIRSVVTKTKGKIKFIGNCVGLKSWHGKLITKAKIYTEENKDKDLECPEYEYFKVTAYDAVEAGILALEEVEQAKQDISEKDFKALYLVEAPDDGGNPFGLGHIASCIVPSISKKPPVCYGIDLAKSVDYTVVIGLDEDGHLAYFERWQAPWKTTLRKLQGLENIDMLIDSTGVGDPIVEQLQDVFDLAEGFHFSSRSKQQLMEGLAVGIQQQIITFPDGILRYELDSFQYEHTRTSTRYSAPAGEHDDTVCALALAYRKYEELGRQPVSRAMPIYGGR